The sequence ATCGATGTCGATCAGTCTTTTGTAGTCAAAGTTCTCCAGAGCTTCCTTGGCTATGAGCTCCATTGCCTTTGCCTTCTTCTCGTTAGGGCAGGGAATCTTAGCCCTCAAAGTTACATATCTTGGCACTTCTTTAGCTAGCTCGCTTATTGGGCCGAGCTTGTCAATCATCTCCAGAACCAAAGCCCCAGCAAATATTCCATCGGGAGTGAGATTCCACTGTGGAATTATCCAGGTTCCAGAGGGCTCTCCGCCAAAGATTGCTTTTTCCCTTGTTATTCCTTCCGCAACTGCAACATCTCCAACCCTTACCCTAACAACCTCTCCGCCCAAAGGTTTAACGTAATCATCCAAGGCAAAACCGGCATCAACTGTGGTGATAATCTTTCCCTTTCCAAACTTTCTAAGCATGTAGCCGCTTATGAGGGAAAGCATGACCTCATACTCAACAAAGTTCCCTTGATCGTCAACGACGCCAATCCTATCTGCATCTCCATCGTGTGCTATGCCGACATCAGCCCCAAAGGACTTGACAGCCTTCGAAAGGGCTGAAAGGCTTTTAGCATTTGGCTCAAGTTCCCTCACAAAAAATCCAGACGGGTGGGAGTTGAGTGAGACAACCTTATTTCCAAGCTCCCTCTGAAGATAAGGCGAAACTATGCTCCCGGCGCCGTTTCCACAGTCAACAACAACCTTATAGCTTTTTGAAAGTTCTACCATTTCGAGGGCTTTTTTTATGTACTCCTTTTTTGGATCAGCCTTTGTTAGCTTCCCTATTCTATCCCAAGATGCCTGCTGGAACTTCTCCTCTTCAAGAATTCTCTCCAGCTCACTCTCCATCTCGCTTGTATAGGCCATTCCATTCGGCTGCCACACCTTTATGCCGTTGTACTGGGGGGGATTGTGGGAAGCGGTGATGGTTACTCCCGCATCTGCCTCATAGAGCCTTATTGCAAAGCCCGTTAATGGAGTGGGAGAAAGGCCGATGTCAATAACATCCACTCCAGTGCCCAAAAGACCCGAGATTAGGGCGTTTTTAAGCATCTCGCCGCTAGTTCTAGTGTCCATCCCGACAACTACTCTCCCCTCGCCAAGGAAAGTCCCTAATGCCTTTCCGACCTTCAGAGCGAGATCCGGGGTTAATTTCTCATTAACGACTTCCCTTATACCACTCGTCCCAAAGTACTTCCCCATGAGAATCACCCTATGAACGCTAAACACTAAGAAGTACGAGGCTAAGTTAAAAGATTTTTTACTTCATCTCTCTCAAAATCTCCTCACATAGGTTTTCTTTTTAACGACTCTACCCTCTTCAAGCTTATAAACGTCAACTCTATCCATTCCCATAGTCTCACGCTTGTAAGCGACCAGATAATCCACTAAATCCTTGAGGGCATATCTAAAAAGGGAGTCTCTGAAGTACTTGGGCTCGTATATAAGGATAAGTTTATCCCTATGTTCTGCTATGAACGAATAATACTTGGCTCTC comes from Thermococcus litoralis DSM 5473 and encodes:
- the glmM gene encoding phosphoglucosamine mutase, which codes for MGKYFGTSGIREVVNEKLTPDLALKVGKALGTFLGEGRVVVGMDTRTSGEMLKNALISGLLGTGVDVIDIGLSPTPLTGFAIRLYEADAGVTITASHNPPQYNGIKVWQPNGMAYTSEMESELERILEEEKFQQASWDRIGKLTKADPKKEYIKKALEMVELSKSYKVVVDCGNGAGSIVSPYLQRELGNKVVSLNSHPSGFFVRELEPNAKSLSALSKAVKSFGADVGIAHDGDADRIGVVDDQGNFVEYEVMLSLISGYMLRKFGKGKIITTVDAGFALDDYVKPLGGEVVRVRVGDVAVAEGITREKAIFGGEPSGTWIIPQWNLTPDGIFAGALVLEMIDKLGPISELAKEVPRYVTLRAKIPCPNEKKAKAMELIAKEALENFDYKRLIDIDGVRIENDEWWILFRPSGTEPIMRITLEAHTEEKARELMNKAKELVERAIREA